A part of Astyanax mexicanus isolate ESR-SI-001 chromosome 2, AstMex3_surface, whole genome shotgun sequence genomic DNA contains:
- the LOC107197568 gene encoding lithostathine-1-beta: MVIVAVMIVLTISQESGGQKTKPMCHKVTSSNTTQPTSSSVTPTVEQPSILTSEWPNTLSYNLTFIDQQKSWVEALRYCQDNHKTLVHILNPTVQKHVAQMLKDKIYPNGVWIGLERNMIVPWAPWLWTGGPYVNYSSWNSNFPVDPICQYCGKLVGNGTEWVDAYCSEELPFICQG; encoded by the exons ATGGTTATAGTGGCGGTTATGATTGTGCTTACTATCTCTCAGGAAAGTGGCGGACAGAAAACTAAGCCCATGTGTCACAAAG TAACATCCAGCAATACCACACAGCCCACCAGTTCCAGCGTGACCCCCACTGTTGAACAACCTTCCATTTTAACCTCTGAATGGCCTAATACACTTTCAT ATAACCTAACCTTCATTGATCAGCAAAAAAGCTGGGTTGAAGCTCTGCGTTATTGTCAGGATAATCATAAGACACTGGTGCACATTCTGAACCCTACGGTGCAAAAACACGTCGCTCAGATGCTTAAAGATAAGATCTATCCGAATGGGGTGTGGATTGGGCTCGAGCGGAACATGATCGTTCCGTGGGCCCCGTGGCTGTGGACCGGTGGGCCCTATGTGAACTATTCTAGTTGGAATTCTAACTTTCCAGTGGACCCCATATGTCAATACTGTGGAAAACTGGTTGGCAATGGAACTGAATGGGTGGATGCTTATTGCAGTGAGGAACTCCCTTTTATTTGCCAG GGTTAG
- the mapk11 gene encoding mitogen-activated protein kinase 11 — protein MSARPGFYRQELNKTVWEVPERYQNLTPVGSGAYGSVCSAYDVRLRQKVAVKKLSRPFQSLIHSRRSYRELRLLKHMKHENVIGLLDVFSPAASLEEFNEVYLVTNLMGADLNNIVKFQRLSDEHVQFLIYQLLRGLKYIHSAGLIHRDLKPSNVAVNEDCELRILDFGLARQTDDEMTGYVATRWYRAPEIMLNWMHYNQTVDIWSVGCIMGELLKGKVLFPGNDYIDQLKRIMEVVGTPTPDLLKKISSEHAQKYIQSLPYMPQQDLGKIFRGANPMAVDLLKKMLVLDCDRRISASEALCHPYFSQYHDPEDEPEAPLYDQTPESKDCTLEEWKDLVFEEVNSFKAPVSKTDSLQAEQ, from the exons ATGTCGGCCAGGCCGGGGTTTTATCGGCAGGAGCTGAATAAGACCGTATGGGAGGTGCCGGAGAGATACCAGAACCTGACGCCGGTGGGCTCGGGGGCGTACGGCTCCGTCTG CTCAGCATATGATGTGCGACTCCGGCAGAAGGTGGCGGTTAAGAAGCTCTCGCGGCCGTTCCAGTCTCTTATCCACAGCAGGCGCTCCTATAGAGAACTACGACTGCTTAAACATATGAAACATGAGAAT gttATTGGGCTGCTAGATGTTTTCTCTCCTGCAGCGTCTCTTGAAGAATTCAATGAGGT CTACCTTGTCACTAATCTGATGGGAGCAGATCTTAATAACATAGTGAAGTTTCAGCGCCTTTCAGATGAACATGTGCAGTTCCTCATTTATCAGCTGCTCAGAGGCCTTAAG tatattcATTCAGCTGGACTGATACACAGA GATCTAAAACCAAGCAATGTAGCTGTGAATGAAGATTGTGAACTCAGG ATCCTGGACTTTGGATTagccagacagacagatgatGAGATGACGGGGTATGTAGCGACTCGCTGGTACAGAGCACCTGAAATTATGCTGAACTGGATGCACTACAATCAAACAG tggATATCTGGTCTGTGGGGTGCATTATGGGTGAGCTTCTCAAAGGAAAGGTCTTGTTTCCAGGCAACGACT ATATAGATCAGCTGAAGAGAATTATGGAAGTGGTCGGCACCCCAACTCCTGATCTACTAAAGAAGATCTCTTCAGAGCAT GCCCAGAAGTATATCCAGTCTCTTCCCTACATGCCCCAGCAGGATCTGGGGAAAATATTCAGAGGAGCTAATCCAATGG cggtgGATCTGTTGAAGAAAATGCTGGTGTTGGACTGTGACAGGAGGATCTCTGCTAGTGAGGCTCTTTGCCACCCATATTTCTCCCAGTACCACGATCCTGAAGATGAGCCAGAGGCACCACTGTATGACCAAACTCCAGAGAGCAAAGACTGTACACTCGAAGAGTGGAAGG ACCTGGTGTTTGAGGAAGTGAACAGTTTCAAAGCACCTGTCAGCAAAACAGACAGCCTCCAGGCCGAACAGTAA